The following nucleotide sequence is from Nothobranchius furzeri strain GRZ-AD chromosome 6, NfurGRZ-RIMD1, whole genome shotgun sequence.
CAGAAATTAAATACTTTAGTACTGCTGGTCTGGCTAGCCATGAGCATTCCTGAAGTCTGAGGAATTCTTCCTGTTTCTAGAGACTTGGCTTGCTTTGAGTGATGTCACAGTGGATAAACAGAATCTGTCCCCTCAAACGGACTAAAAACTTTAAATCCTATTGCCTCCTCATTCCCTATCGATGGACTGCCTGTATGAAGACAGACATTTCTCATAATTAAGATTCACCTTTAAGGGGAAAAAAAGAGTATATGTCAAGAGTGATTATTTCCTAGCAGTTAACACATTGACTAAAATTATGGCAGGAAGAGAAGACAAGTGTATCTTACCCAACACAATAGCCACCGTCTTCAGCAGTGACATCATTGTATCTCGGTTGCGCCGTTGTCCGGAGCTGTGCCGCGACATCCGCATGGTCCTCTGCCGCACATACATAAAGATGTGGGCATACAGTGTTACCATGACAACAAACGTCCCTAGGTTAAACAACGCCCAGAAGACCAAGTAGGAGTTGGTGTAAAGCGGTGCCATGTTGGAACAACTTTTAAGGCTACAGATACAGTTCCAGCCTATGCTAGGGATCGCCCCCATCACTATTGACATGGTCCAGATTATAACAATCACCACCACCACACGTCGGTTACTCATACGCGTGTGGAGCTGCATGCGAAAGACAGTGATGTGCCGCTCTATGGCAATGGCCAGTAGGTTGGCCACGGATGCCGTCAGGCTCGTATCGATCAAGCCTTGACGCAACAGCCACGTTgaaacagtgagatgctttgtgTTTGGTCCCGTGTTGAACATCAAGTAGAAGTAGGCCAATCCAGCAAAGAAGTCAGCAGCTGCCAGGTTTGCCATCAGGTAGTAGATTGGGAAATGAAATCTTCTGTTGACGTAGATAGCCACCATTACCAGGAGGTTGGCGAGCATGATGAAGATGCAAACGGTGATACCCAAACCCATCACCAGCCTGCTGACTGTGTCCCAGTCACTAGCGAGGGGTTTTCCACTGCGGTTGTAGAAGAAAGCAATGGTTTCATTGTAGTAGCACTGTTCCTCATCCATGGTGGTTActgaaatgagaaaaaatacaatACTTAGAAGATTAAAAGGTTATATATATTAATTAAACAATTTTTGAGTTATCGCATTTAACTCCACAACATTTTGGAATGCTATTACTAAACTTTTATGAAGCAGTTCTCAAATGTTCAATTTCTAAAATAAATTTAAGGATAGAATCAATGGCAACAATGTTGCTAAGTCACAAATCCAAGTACACCGCAATAACGTAGTGGTATTTTCACATCTGGCCCGGTTCTGTCACGTTTTGGTCAGGTCGGCCCGCTCCCGGAGGGCCAGGTTTTGTTCACACCATATGTCTGAGGTTCACTCATCCTTCTCGGGAAGCAAATGTTTCTGAGCATGTGGGCAGGGCCAAAGCCGCGTGGAGAAGTCTGTGTGTCCTCCTTAAGTTAGTAAACAAAAGTGGccatgagcagtgttgcttttggagactgacACTGAGTACACAGTTTCTTTCTCACTAAGCAACGGAGCTGCTGTGGGCTCAGAGCAGTCTGTCCTTGTGCTCTCGTGGCTGGAGCGGCGGATCTgagctgcagtcagaaaaggtacCTCAAGTGTGTCACATATGGAAACCAGCCATCATTAAGTCAGAAACAGCACTTTTATTGGAGAAAAGGGTTGGAAATTATTTTTTGAGACAAAACAGTGTTGTGCTGTCTACAAGTTTACAACAGCAAGACTTGTGTTTTTCTGCCTGCATGTGTGCCTGATGTAGGTGACAAGTCATAAACCtaggtgtttgtttgtttgtgtgtgtgtgtgtgtgtgtgtgtgtgtgtgtgcgtgcgtgcgtgcgtgcgtgcgtgtgtgcgtgcgtgcgtgcgtgcgtgcgtgcgtgcgtgtgtgtgtgtgtgtgtgtgtgtgtgtgtgtgtgtgcttgcaattATGGAGTGTCAACAAACCAGCATGAAATGGAACATGTTTTATATTTAAGAAACTGTCTCTGAGGCTGTAAAATGAATCTCATAAGTCCCTAAAAATGAATGTTTTGTGTAAGCTGTCATGCACAAACAAATACTGCTCtcaggaaagtgtgtgtgtgtgtgtgtgtgtgtgtgtgtgtgtgtgtgtgtgtgtgtgtgtgtgtgtgtgtgtgtgtgtgtgtgtgtgtgtgtgtgtgtgtgtgtgtgtgtgtgtgtgtgtgtaataagaTCCAGTCCTACACAGATGCTGGCTAGTCTCTCATGCACCCCAAACCGGAAACAGGACCTCAGGGCTGCAGCAGAGTATGTTggcgtgtgtttgtttgtgtgtaagTGAGACAAAGTCAAAAGGAAGGAAACGGAGGAAATAGAGACGAGGTATGAAGGAAACTGTTTCAAAACTTTTAGGTCACATTTTTAATACTTGTTCTTTTGGATCTGCATTTTTACTATGATTTCCCAAATTCCTTGAAAGCTTGCATTCCTTTATGTGAAAATGTCAAAGTGATCTGAAGAAGTTGTATTTCATCTCCTTTGTAAACCAACTTGCAATGCAGTAGCAGGTTTTTACTTTAAAAGATTTAAGAAATGCACTTGACCAAGTACACCTAAAGGTGAAAGCAAGGCTGGATGTATATAGTAAACTTCACTAACATGCAAAATGCTTCTATTGCTGTCTCCTAATGGCTGTGGGGCAGATCCCCAATGGAAGTACAAAGAAAGCCCTATAATCAAATAAACGTTTTGGCAGAATCTGTTTATGTCTCCAATTTCCTGCGGCTGGGTGATAAGGAACATCTGCAGCCACATTAGCTTGGGGTGGCAATAAAAATCTTTATTTCAACTGATAAATTCAATTAGATGAATTTGATTACTGCTAAAAGCAGACAGGCTTAACACAACTGCTTTACATTCACAATTTAAGATTTGAAAACATGTCAAAAAGCAAACCCGTTCGAAATATTTTtacacgtgtcacctctggtttgATTTGATGTGAAATGTCTCCTTATATTTATGTAACAGTTTGCTTTGAAATATTATCTATCATCACTTCTCTTGATCATTTCCTTTgcattatttaaagagcaagtcaccttcaaatcaacatttttgctgatagactgtataaatgagtgtctaatagtgccgtagatatgtgtagtcattatttttgGCATTTTAATGCATGctatttaaatttaaatattctacctAAAAATGTCAGTATAGCACGCCCTTCAGGCTAA
It contains:
- the lpar1 gene encoding lysophosphatidic acid receptor 1, giving the protein MDEEQCYYNETIAFFYNRSGKPLASDWDTVSRLVMGLGITVCIFIMLANLLVMVAIYVNRRFHFPIYYLMANLAAADFFAGLAYFYLMFNTGPNTKHLTVSTWLLRQGLIDTSLTASVANLLAIAIERHITVFRMQLHTRMSNRRVVVVIVIIWTMSIVMGAIPSIGWNCICSLKSCSNMAPLYTNSYLVFWALFNLGTFVVMVTLYAHIFMYVRQRTMRMSRHSSGQRRNRDTMMSLLKTVAIVLGAFIICWTPGLVILLLDVFCVNCSVLTYEKFFLLLAEFNSAMNPIIYSYRDKEMSATFKQILCCQRQENINGMAVEGSDRSASSINHTVLGAGAVHERHHHINEHSVV